From the Calonectris borealis chromosome 12, bCalBor7.hap1.2, whole genome shotgun sequence genome, one window contains:
- the TSHZ3 gene encoding teashirt homolog 3, with product MDSESHISETSDRMADFESSSIKNEEESKEVSIPLEDSTVSDSLEQMKAVYNNFLSNSYWSNLNLNLHQPISEKNNGSSSSSSSSSSSCGSGSFDWHQTAMAKTLQQVSQSRILPEPSLFSTVQLYRQSSKLYGSIFTGASKFRCKDCSAAYDTLVELTVHMNETGHYRDDNHETDNNNPKRWSKPRKRSLLEMEGKEDAQKVLKCMYCGHSFESLQDLSVHMIKTKHYQKVPLKEPVTPVAAKIIPATRKKASLELELPSSPDSTGGTPKATISDTNDALQKNSNPYITPNNRYGHQNGASYAWHFEARKSQILKCMECGSSHDTLQELTAHMMVTGHFIKVTNSAMKKGKPIIEAPATPTITSLVDEKVQSVPLAATTFTSPSNTPSSVSPKLNVEIKKEVDKERGIADDKMKDKEKSSEDEGKYDISSKYHYLTENDLEESPKGGLDILKSLENTVTSAINKAQNGTPSWGGYPSIHAAYQLPNMMKLSLGSSGKSTPLKPMFGNNELVSPTKNQPLVSPPSSQTSPVPKTNFHAMEELVKKVTEKVAKVEEKMKEPEGKLSPMKRATPSPCSSEVSEPLKMESSNDGGFKSQQNSPVPQRDGCKDSPTVEPVENGKEPVKSIVSSLSSSTAIITDHPPEQPFVNPLSALQSVMNIHLGKAAKPSLPALDPMSMLFKMSNSLAEKAAVATPPLQSKKPDHLDRYFYHVNNDQPIDLTKGKSDKSCSLGSALLSSTSTSSASSSSTVTTAKTSAVVSFMSNSPLRENALSDISDMLKNLTESHTSKSSTPSSISEKSDIDGTTIEEPEESTPAQKRKGRQSNWNPQHLLILQAQFAASLRQTSEGKYIMSDLSPQERMHISRFTGLSMTTISHWLANVKYQLRRTGGTKFLKNLDTGHPVFFCNDCASQIRTPSTYISHLESHLGFRLRDLSKLSSEQINNQIAQAKSPSEKLVTSSPEEDIGTSYQCKLCNRTFASKHAVKLHLSKTHGKSPEDHLLYVSELEKQ from the coding sequence ATGGACAGTGAGTCACATATCAGCGAGACAAGTGACCGCATGGCAGACTTCGAGAGCAGCTCTATTAAAAatgaggaagagagcaaggagGTTTCAATACCACTGGAAGACTCTACTGTATCTGATAGTTTAGAACAAATGAAAGCCGTATATAATAACTTCCTCTCCAATTCCTACTGGTCCAATCTCAATTTGAACCTTCACCAGccgatttcagaaaaaaacaatggtagcagcagcagcagcagcagcagcagcagcagttgtggAAGTGGCAGCTTTGACTGGCACCAGACTGCTATGGCTAAAACGCTGCAGCAAGTCTCTCAGAGCAGAATTCTTCCTGAACCAAGTCTTTTTAGCACAGTCCAATTGTACAGACAAAGCAGTAAGCTTTACGGCTCTATATTTACTGGAGCCAGTAAGTTCCGCTGTAAAGACTGCAGTGCTGCCTATGATACTTTAGTAGAATTAACAGTGCACATGAACGAAACGGGACATTATCGAGATGACAACCATGAGACTGATAACAATAACCCCAAAAGATGGTCCAAACCTCGTAAACGTTCTTTGCTTGAAATGGAGGGGAAAGAAGACGCCCAGAAAGTATTAAAGTGTATGTACTGTGGTCATTCATTTGAATCTCTTCAGGATTTGAGTGTTCACAtgatcaaaacaaaacactaccaAAAAGTGCCTCTGAAGGAACCTGTTACACCTGTAGCAGCAAAAATTATCCCAGCTACTCGAAAGAAAGCATCACTGGAGCTTGAACTTCCAAGTTCTCCAGATTCCACAGGTGGGACACCAAAAGCAACAATCTCGGATACcaatgatgcacttcaaaagaaTTCTAATCCTTACATTACACCAAATAACCGCTACGGTCACCAGAACGGTGCCAGCTATGCCTGGCACTTTGAGGCGAGGAAATCTCAAATTCTGAAGTGCATGGAGTGCGGAAGTTCGCATGACACTCTGCAGGAACTCACGGCTCACATGATGGTGACAGGACATTTTATTAAAGTCACTAACTCTGCCATGAAGAAAGGGAAGCCAATTATAGAAGCCCCAGCAACACCAACAATAACGTCCTTAGTGGATGAGAAAGTCCAGTCTGTGCCACTAGCTGCCACCACTTTTACATCTCCTTCCAATACACCTTCTAGTGTTTCCCCTAAAttaaatgttgaaataaaaaaagaagtagataAAGAAAGAGGCATTGCTGATgacaaaatgaaagacaaagaaaagtcAAGTGAAGATGAGGGGAAGTACGATATCTCCTCAAAATACCATTACTTGACTGAAAATGACCTAGAAGAAAGCCCTAAGGGGGGATTAGATATATTGAAGTCTTTAGAAAACACAGTCACATCAGCTATCAACAAAGCCCAGAATGGCACGCCAAGCTGGGGTGGCTACCCCAGCATCCATGCTGCCTATCAGCTGCCTAATATGATGAAGCTGTCATTGGGTTCATCTGGGAAGAGTACACCGTTAAAACCTATGTTTGGAAACAATGAACTAGTATCACCAACTAAAAACCAGCCCTTGGTGTCTCCACCAAGCAGTCAGACCTCACCTGTGCCAAAAACAAACTTTCATGCCATGGAAGAATTGGTAAAGAAAGTCACTGAGAAGGTGGCTaaagtggaggaaaaaatgaaggaGCCTGAAGGAAAGCTTTCTCCAATGAAGCGTGCAACGCCTTCGCCATGCAGTAGTGAAGTCAGTGAACCCCTTAAGATGGAGTCCTCCAATGACGGTGGCTTTAAAAGCCAGCAGAACAGCCCAGTCCCTCAGAGAGATGGTTGCAAGGATAGTCCAACTGTAGAACCTGTGGAAAACGGGAAGGAGCCTGTTAAGTCCATTGTAAGTTCTTTAAGTAGCAGCACAGCTATCATTACCGATCACCCTCCCGAACAGCCATTTGTAAATCCATTGAGTGCACTGCAGTCTGTCATGAATATTCACCTTGGGAAGGCAGCAAAGCCATCTTTGCCTGCTTTGGATCCAATgagcatgctttttaaaatgagcaaCAGTTTGGCGGAAAAGGCTGCAGTGGCCACCCCACCTCTACAGTCCAAAAAACCAGACCACTTAGACCGTTATTTTTATCATGTCAACAATGACCAACCCATAGATTTGACGAAAGGCAAGAGTGACAAAAGCTGTTCTTTGGGTTCAGCGCTTTTGTCATCCACATCGACATCTTCTGCATCTTCCTCATCTACAGTGACAACAGCAAAGACATCTGCAGTCGTGTCATTCATGTCAAACTCGCCGCTACGCGAGAATGCCTTGTCAGATATATCTGATATGCTGAAGAACCTGACAGAAAGTCACACATCAAAATCTTCCACACCTTCCAGCATATCTGAGAAATCTGACATTGATGGTACCACAATAGAGGAACCAGAAGAGAGTACACCagctcagaaaaggaagggacGTCAGTCTAACTGGAACCCTCAGCACTTGCTCATATTGCAGGCCCAGTTTGCAGCTAGTTTACGGCAGACTTCGGAGGGAAAATACATCATGTCAGACTTGAGCCCTCAAGAAAGAATGCACATTTCCAGGTTTACGGGACTTTCGATGACCACAATTAGCCACTGGCTAGCCAATGTGAAATACCAGCTCCGAAGGACGGGGGGAACTAAGTTCCTTAAAAATTTGGACACTGGGCACCCAGTGTTCTTTTGTAACGACTGTGCTTCACAGATCAGAACTCCTTCAACTTATATCAGTCATCTTGAATCGCATCTGGGTTTCAGGTTAAGAGACTTGTCCAAACTGTCCAGTGAACAGATTAACAATCAGATAGCACAAGCAAAGTCACCGTCTGAAAAGCTGGTGACGTCCTCTCCAGAGGAAGATATCGGAACTTCTTATCAGTGCAAACTTTGTAACAGGACTTTTGCAAGCAAGCATGCTGTTAAACTTCATCTTAGTAAAACACATGGGAAGTCACCAGAGGATCATCTTCTGTATGTTTCGGAGTTAGAGAAGCAGTAG